Within Nitrospirota bacterium, the genomic segment GCCCAGTCCTTGTTTTCCCGGGCTTTGCGGCGGTCCTCGATCTTCTGTTCGATCTCGGCCTGCGTCAGCGGAATTCTCTTGATCGCGAGCAGGTCGATGTTCCACTGGGCCACGGTGCGGTGGAAGAGATTCAGCACGCCGCCCGCCATGTGCAGGGCGTCCTTCGCCCGCTGCACGAGCCGCTGCGCATCCTCTCCCGCGGGCTTCGCATCGAGATACTTGTTGATCACCCTGACGAGCTCGAAGACATGGCCGAGGGCGAGGGCGGTATTGAAGTCGTCGTCCATCGCTTCCTCGAAGCGGTCCTTGAACCCGTCGAGCACTGCCGCGAGCTCTTCGCAGACTGCGGCGCTCTTCGGGGCTTTGCCCGAAACCGGCGGCGCTCCGGCGAGAAAGTCGTCGATCCGCGCGGCGGTGCTGTAGTAGCGGTCGAGGGAGGATTCGGCGTCCCGCAGCTGCTCGTTCGAAAACTCGATGGGGCTGCGGTAGTGGCTCGAGAGGATGAAGAGCCGCACCACCTCGGGATCGAACTTGTCGAGGATCTCGCGGACGGTGAAAAAGTTGCCGAGCGACTTCGACATCTTCTCCTTGTCGATCGTGATGAACCCGTTATGCACCCAGTACTTCGCGAACATCTTCCCGGAGTACGCCTCGGACTGGGCGATCTCGTTCTCGTGGTGGGGGAAGATGAGGTCAGCGCCGCCGCCGTGGATATCGATCGACTCCCCGAGGTGCTTCATCGCCATGGCCGTGCACTCGATATGCCAGCCGGGCCTCCCCTTTCCCCACGGGCTGTCCCACCAGGGCTCTCCCGGCTTCGACGCCTTCCAGAGGGCGAAGTCGGAGGGGTTCCTCTTTTTCTCCTCCACATCGACGCGGGCGCCGGCGAGGAGGTCTTTCTGCTCCTTCTTCGAGAGCTTGCCGTACTCGGGGAAGGTATCGACAGCGAAGTAGACGCTCCCGTCGGACTCGTAGGCATGACCCTTCTCGATCAGGCCCCTGATGACCTCGATCATCTCGGGAATGTGCCCGGTCGCCTTCGGCTCCACGTCGGCCCGCGCCACGCCGAGCCGGTCCATGTCGGCGTAGTATTCCTTTATATACTTCCTGGCCACCTCGTCCCACGAATGGCACTCCTCATGGGACCTCTTTATGATCTTGTCGTCGATGTCGGTGAAGTTGCGCACGAACTTCACCTCGAAGCCCTTGTGCGTGAGGTACCGCTTTATGACATCAAAGATGATGACGCTCCGGGCGTGGCCGATGTGGGAGTAGTCGTACACCGTGACGCCGCAGGCGTAGATTCCCACCTTCCGGTCGTGCAGGGGAACGAAGTCCTCCTTTTTCCCCGACATCGTGTTGTAAAGCTTCATCTTCCCTCCTTTGCCCTCCATTCGCTCTATTCTCGCTTCGAGGCGTTCGATGTAGTCCATCATCTCCTGGAACCGTTCGTCGAGGGGATCGGGAAGGCGCACATGATCGAGCGCCTCGACCGGCCCCCGCTCCTCGATACGCACGATCTTTTTCTTGATGATCCTGCCCGGCACGCCGACCACGATGGCGTCGTCGGGCACCGGCTTGAGCACCACCGAGTTGGCGCCGATCTTGACGCGGTTGCCGATCCGGATGGGGCCGAGGATCTTCGCTCCGGTGCCGACGACCACGCTGTTCCCCAAGGTCGGGTGGCGTTTGCCCTTATCTTTCCCGGTGCCGCCCAGCGTCACCCCCTGGTAGAGGAGGCAGTCCTCGCCGACCTCGGCGGTCTCGCCTATGACGACACCCATGCCGTGGTCGATGAAGAAGCCGGGACCGATCTCGGCAGCCGGGTGTATCTCGATGCCGGTGAGGAACCGCGCCGCCTGGGAGAGGAACCGGGGAACGAAGGGCACGCCGAGCTTCCAGAGCGCATGGCTGAGGCGATGGATGACGATCGCGTGCAGGCCCGAATAGGTGAGCACCACCTCGGCCGCGCTCCGCGCCGCCGGGTCCCGCTCGAAGACCGCCCGGTAATCCCTCCTTATGTCAGAAAAGAACCCCATAGTGTTTTATCAGGAATGGCGTTTACTTCTGCATCAATGCCGCGACGCTCGGGAACTGGCCGATGTCCGTATGCGGCAGGAAGAGCGCGGACATGTATTCGTCCATGAAGTTCCTCGAGACCGACAGCTCGACATACGTCATCTTCGCGGCGATCTCCTCCGCCTCTTTCCGCAGCTCCTCGGAGAGGAGGCAGAGATAGGCGCCGGTGATCGAGGTATTGCCCAGGAAGACGAAGCGCTCCTTCGGGAGGTCGGGGAGCATGCCGAAGATGATCGCCCGCTCCACATTGATGTAGTTGCCGAAGCCTCCTGCGATATAGACTTTTTCGACGGCGTCGAGCGTGAACCCGGCGTCGCCGAGCAGGGTGGTGACGCCGGCATAGATCGCGGCCTTCGCCCTGAGCAGGTTCTCGATGTCCACTTCGGTGAGCACGACATCTTTATGGTGCGCATTGCCGCGATAGAAGACGAATTCTGGCCCCTCTTCCCCGTCACGGATCCTGTCCGAGGCGCCTTTCATGAACTTCCCCTTCAGGTCGACGACCCCGGACAGGAACATCTCGGAGACCGCGTCGATCATGCCCGACCCGCAGATGCCGAGGGGCACGCCGCCGCCGATCACGCCGATCTCGGGCTCGAGGGTCGCGCGGTTTATCTTCACCGCTTCGATGGCGCCGGAGGTCGCGCGCATTCCATTACGGATGCCGCTCCCCTCGAACGCGGGGCCTGCCGAGCAGGCTGCGGTCATGAGCCATTCGTTGTTGCCCACCGCGATCTCGCCGTTGGTGCCGATGTCCATGAAGAGGGCGATCTCGGCGTTCCGGTGCATCTTCGAGGCGAGCACTCCAGCGACGATATCGCCGCCCACATAGCTCGCTACGCAGGGGACGGTGTAGATCGGGGCCTGCGGATTGATGGAGAGCTTCGCGGTGCCGGCCTTCCAGAGCGGGAACTGATTGAGCGCCGGGATATAGGGCTCCTCCCTGATCGATCCCGGGTCCATGCCCCAGAAGAGATGGGACATGGTCGTGTTGCCGGCGATGGTGGCGGAGTCGATCTCGCAGGATTGCACGGAATGGCGCTCCATCAGCGAGATGACGATGGTGTTGATATCGGTCACCACCGCGTTCCTCAGCTCGTGAAGGCCCGCGCCTTCGGTGGCATGGACGATGCGGGTGATGACATCGTCGCCGTAGCGCATCTGGGAGTTATAGGTCGACCCGACGTCGACGATCTCTCCTGTCGAGAGGTCGATGAGGTAGACCACCACCGTCGTCGTCCCGATATCGACGGCGAGGCCGAAGCGCCTGCTGCAGAGATGGGGCGGCGTAAGGAATATCGCCTCTCCGGGGACATCGTTGCCCGGGACATAGGTGAGGACCACCTTCCAGTCCGCCTCGCGCAGGATCTTGCCCATGGTCGAGACGAAGACATGGGAGAAGCGGACCGCCCCCAGCCCCTTGGCGTCGAGAGCCCGCTTCAGCCGCTCGAGATCGCTGATGTTGTCGTTGATCGTCGGCGGCGGCAGCTCGAGAGAGACCCTCTTTATAGGGGGGTTGATGGCGACGCCGAAGGACTTCAGGTAATCGACGAGGTTTTTCGTCTTTGCAATCGCGATCTTGTCGCCGACGACCAGCCGTGACTCCTTCGGTATTTCTATGAGCAGCTCCCCCCGGGGGACGGTCTGGCAGGCGAGGACCAGGCCTGCTCCCCGTTCCTGCGCTGTCAATTTCCCATGGGAAAGTATCTCATGCGCCCCCTCAACGATCCTGACCTTGCACTTGCCGCAGGTGCCTTTGCCGCCGCAGGAGGCGACGAGGTAGATGCCTGCCCTTTTGAGCGCCTTGTAGAGGTCCTCTCCTTCGTTCGCTTCTATGATTTCATCGGATGTCGATCGGATATTCACGAAACACCTCATACACTACTGGCTGTTCCAAAAGGATATTGTAACATATGCGGCGGCGCTGGGCGCGTGCAGCGGCAGAGGCGGCAAAGAGATGCAATTTGTGCGCAACGGCATGCAAAGATTGCGCAAATTGCAATTACCAGGTATTCTAAATCATGGAATAGCAGGGTGTAAGTGTTTGAAAAGCATGAACGGTCGCTCCTGGTATGGACATTGCAATTTATGCAGTGTCGCTCCGGATGAGCTATTATTTATCTAGAAGCCGAAAAAGGAGGAGGATACCGATGAAGATGAGAACGAGCGTTGCAGGGGGGCTCCTCGGCTCGATGCTTCTGCTGTCGCCGGTGTTTGCCGCCGATTACAGCATGATGACCACCGAGGAGCTCTCTCGCATGAGGGGCGGGATGCAGGACGCCCCGATCGAGGAGCGCCAGGCCTTCCAGAACGAGTGGCAGCAGAGGGTCCGCACCATGACCCAGGAAGAGAAGAGGAGATACCTCGAGAGGCCCGAAGGAGCTGAAGAGAGCAGAGAACGCGAACGGAAGAGGGAGGGATTCCAGGAGGACCGGATCAAGCGCGGCATCGAGAGCGGCGGCGCGGGCCCCCGCAGGATGGGTAACGGCAGAGGGGGAAGGTAGCCCCCGGTCGTAGGCGTACGTATGAGCATTACACTACAGCAGTGATGAAGGAGGCATGATGCGTATGAAGAGAATCGTCGGTCTGCTCATTGCCGTATTCCTGATCAGTGCGACCTCCCTCGCCTTTGCGCAGCCCATGAAGGGCAGGGGTATGGGAGGATGGGGCATGGGGACGAAGTACCAGAGGATGTATAACCCGGCCACGGTCGAGACGCTCACCGGGACGGTCGAGGCTGTCGAGAAGATAATGCCGATGCGCGGCATGTCCTACGGGATTCATCTCCTGGTGAAGACCGATAAAGAGAGCATCCCGGTCCATCTCGGTCCGGCCTGGTATATCGACAAGCTCGACGTGAAGTTCGACAAGGGCGATACGATCACGGTCAAGGGATCGCGGGTGACCGTGGCGGAAAAGCCGGCCGTTATTGCCGCTGAAGTGACGAAGGGCGACAAGACCGTCACGCTCCGCGACGACAAGGGCGTGCCTGCCTGGGCCGGGGCAGGAAGAAGGCGTTAGCCGTGAGCAAAGCCGGCCCCCTGCCCGACAGCGGTGGGGAGCCGGCTCCCCCCGCTGTCGTACCGTCAGCAGGCATTGTCCTCTCCGAGGTATAATAAGGAGTTGTCCGGTCGTTCGCCGTGCTGTTCCGCCTATCTCTCTGTACTTTCTTCCTAAATGAATATCGCGCAGGGCGGAGTATGGTACAATGACAGGGCTGACCACGCAACAAAGGAGAGAATAATGCCGCACCACAACCTTTTGCATCTCTATCGCACCCCTGCGCTTTCGCTCTATAAAAAGGATGTCCTCCTGAAGGCAGCGAGGGAGAGGATCGATGCCCGCATCCGCGATATAGAGACCGAATTCTGCTTCAATATAGAGGCTTCAGCGCCGCTTACGGATGATGAGCTCGGCACGCTGCAGTGGCTTCTCGCCGAGACCTTCGAGCCCGAGGGCTTTTCTCCCCGTAGTTTTTTGACGCGTGATGCGTCACGCGGTGCGCATCACGACGTTATCGAAGTCGGCCCCCGCATGAGCTTCACTACCGCGTGGTCGACGAATGCCGTCTCGGTCTGCCATGCCTGCGGGCTCACGAAGGTCACCCGCATGGAGCGCTCGCGGCGATATAAACTGCTGGGCGATCAGCAGCCGGCTTCGGAGTTCCTGCCGCTGATCCACGACCGTATGACCGAGACGCGCTATCCCGCGCCGCTCACGACCTTCGAGACAGGTGTACAGCCGGAGCCGGTGAGGATCGTCCCGGTCCTCGAGGAGGGGAAGGCGGCGCTCCTGAAGATCAACGACGAAATGGGCCTGGGCCTCGATGAATGGGATATCGACTATTACTACACCTTGTTCGCCAAAGACCTCAGGCGCAACCCGACCAATGTGGAGTGCTTCGATCTGAGCCAGTCGAACAGCGAGCATTCGCGCCACTGGTTTTTCAGGGGGCGCCTCGTCATCGACGGCAGAGAGATTCCCGATACGCTCATGCAGATCGTGAAGGAGCCGTATAAGCGGAACCCGCACAACAGCGTCATCGCGTTCAAGGACAACTCGAGCGCCATCAGCGGCTACACGATCCGCACGATCCTTCCCGGGCGGCCCGGCGGACCGTCGCCCTTCAGGAAGAGCGAGGTCACCTGCCATATCATCTTTACGGCGGAGACGCACAACTTTCCTTCGGGAGTGGCGCCGTTCCCCGGCGCCGAGACCGGCACGGGCGGCAGGATACGTGATGTCCATGCCACCGGGAAGGGGAGTCTCGTGGTGGCCGGTACCGCGGCCTATTGTGTCGGCAATCTCCAGATACCCGGCTATCCGCTCCCCTGGGAGCACGGCTCCTTCACGTATCCCGGCAACCTCGCCTCGCCGCTCCAGATCGAGATCGAGGCGAGCAACGGCGCGTCCGATTACGGCAACAAGTTCGGCGAGCCCGTTATCCAGGGCTTTACCCGCTCGTTCGGCCTGCGGCTGCCGGACGGCGAGCGGCGGGAGTGGCTGAAGCCGATCATGTTCACCGGCGGCGTGGGGCAGATCGACAGCCGGCATACCGAAAAAGAGGAGCCGCGGAAAGGGATGCTCGTCGTGAAGATCGGCGGCCCTGCCTATCGCATCGGCATGGGCGGCGGCGCAGCCTCGAGCATGATCCAGGGAGAGAATGTCGAGGCGCTCGACTTCAACGCCGTGCAGCGCGGCGACGCGGAGATGGAGCAGAAGGTGAACCGCGTCATCCGGGCCTGCGTCGAGCTGGGCGACGAGAACCCCGTCGTCAGCATCCACGACCAGGGCGCCGGCGGCAACTGCAATGTCGTGAAAGAGATCGTTCACCCCGCCGGGGCGAAGATCGATATAAGAAAAATCATCGTCGGCGACAACACGCTCTCGGTCCTC encodes:
- the cysS gene encoding cysteine--tRNA ligase, producing MKLYNTMSGKKEDFVPLHDRKVGIYACGVTVYDYSHIGHARSVIIFDVIKRYLTHKGFEVKFVRNFTDIDDKIIKRSHEECHSWDEVARKYIKEYYADMDRLGVARADVEPKATGHIPEMIEVIRGLIEKGHAYESDGSVYFAVDTFPEYGKLSKKEQKDLLAGARVDVEEKKRNPSDFALWKASKPGEPWWDSPWGKGRPGWHIECTAMAMKHLGESIDIHGGGADLIFPHHENEIAQSEAYSGKMFAKYWVHNGFITIDKEKMSKSLGNFFTVREILDKFDPEVVRLFILSSHYRSPIEFSNEQLRDAESSLDRYYSTAARIDDFLAGAPPVSGKAPKSAAVCEELAAVLDGFKDRFEEAMDDDFNTALALGHVFELVRVINKYLDAKPAGEDAQRLVQRAKDALHMAGGVLNLFHRTVAQWNIDLLAIKRIPLTQAEIEQKIEDRRKARENKDWALADAIRKELEEKGVLLEDRKDGTGWKVRIV
- a CDS encoding ASKHA domain-containing protein: MNIRSTSDEIIEANEGEDLYKALKRAGIYLVASCGGKGTCGKCKVRIVEGAHEILSHGKLTAQERGAGLVLACQTVPRGELLIEIPKESRLVVGDKIAIAKTKNLVDYLKSFGVAINPPIKRVSLELPPPTINDNISDLERLKRALDAKGLGAVRFSHVFVSTMGKILREADWKVVLTYVPGNDVPGEAIFLTPPHLCSRRFGLAVDIGTTTVVVYLIDLSTGEIVDVGSTYNSQMRYGDDVITRIVHATEGAGLHELRNAVVTDINTIVISLMERHSVQSCEIDSATIAGNTTMSHLFWGMDPGSIREEPYIPALNQFPLWKAGTAKLSINPQAPIYTVPCVASYVGGDIVAGVLASKMHRNAEIALFMDIGTNGEIAVGNNEWLMTAACSAGPAFEGSGIRNGMRATSGAIEAVKINRATLEPEIGVIGGGVPLGICGSGMIDAVSEMFLSGVVDLKGKFMKGASDRIRDGEEGPEFVFYRGNAHHKDVVLTEVDIENLLRAKAAIYAGVTTLLGDAGFTLDAVEKVYIAGGFGNYINVERAIIFGMLPDLPKERFVFLGNTSITGAYLCLLSEELRKEAEEIAAKMTYVELSVSRNFMDEYMSALFLPHTDIGQFPSVAALMQK
- a CDS encoding DUF1104 domain-containing protein, which codes for MKMRTSVAGGLLGSMLLLSPVFAADYSMMTTEELSRMRGGMQDAPIEERQAFQNEWQQRVRTMTQEEKRRYLERPEGAEESRERERKREGFQEDRIKRGIESGGAGPRRMGNGRGGR
- a CDS encoding DNA-binding protein — its product is MKRIVGLLIAVFLISATSLAFAQPMKGRGMGGWGMGTKYQRMYNPATVETLTGTVEAVEKIMPMRGMSYGIHLLVKTDKESIPVHLGPAWYIDKLDVKFDKGDTITVKGSRVTVAEKPAVIAAEVTKGDKTVTLRDDKGVPAWAGAGRRR